Proteins co-encoded in one Amaranthus tricolor cultivar Red isolate AtriRed21 chromosome 7, ASM2621246v1, whole genome shotgun sequence genomic window:
- the LOC130818270 gene encoding probable galacturonosyltransferase 12, whose product MQLHISPSLRHVTVFPGKGVREFIKVKAGSRRFSYRMVLYSLLFFTFLLRFVFVLTAVDTIDGQRRCSSLGCLGKRLAPRILGRTSTSSDVPEELYEVFEEPSGYIDEKNPGPDIPLSLEEFMNEMRDTKPNARTFGLKLKSMVNYLEQRTRTAKIQEYLYRHVASSSIPKQLHCLALRLANEHSMNSAARLQLPNPEQVPYLVDNSFFHFVLASDNVLAASVVANSLVHNSIHPEKVVLHIITDKKTFAPMQAWFSLHPLTPAVIEVKALHQFDWISKGKVPVLEAMEKDHKARSQFRGGSQAIVASDTEKPHIIAAKLQAMSPKYNSIMNHIRIHLPELFPSLNKVVFLDDDIVIQTDLTPLWDIDMKGKVNGAVQTCNGDDKFVMSKRLKNYLNFSHPLIANNFHPDECAWAYGMNIFDLEAWRKSNITHSYYQWLQLNLNSDLSLWQLGTLPPGLIAFHDHVHVIDPFWHMLGLGYQENTGLADAKNAGVIHFNGRAKPWLDIAFPQLRPLWAKYINFSDKFIKGCHIRET is encoded by the exons ATGCAGCTTCATATTTCGCCGAGTTTAAGGCATGTAACAGTTTTTCCTGGCAAAGGAGTAAGAGAATTCATCAAAGTAAAAGCAGGTTCAAGGAGGTTTTCTTATAGGATGGTGTTGtattctcttttattcttcactTTTTTGCTGCGTTTTGTGTTTGTTTTGACTGCTGTGGATACAATTGATGGCCAAAGAAGATGTTCTTCATTAG GTTGCTTGGGGAAAAGACTTGCACCAAGGATTCTAGGAAGAACATCTACTTCAAGTGAT GTGCCAGAAGAGTTATATGAAGTATTTGAAGAACCAAGTGGTTATATAGATGAGAAAAATCCAGGACCAGATATCCCTCTATCACTAGAAgagtttatgaatgaaatgaggGACACTAAACCAAATGCTAGAACATTTGGTCTTAAGCTTAAATCAATG GTAAACTATCTTGAACAAAGGACGCGAACAGCCAAGATTCAAGAATACTTATACCGGCATGTAGCATCTAGCAGCATCCCGAAACAACTCCATTGCCTAGCATTAAGGCTAGCCAATGAGCACAGCATGAATTCAGCAGCGCGCCTTCAACTTCCAAACCCTGAGCAAGTCCCTTATCTAGTTGACAACTCATTCTTTCATTTCGTTTTAGCCTCCGACAATGTATTAGCTGCCTCGGTTGTTGCAAACTCTCTCGTCCATAACTCCATACATCCCGAGAAGGTTGTTTTGCACATAATCACCGATAAGAAAACCTTTGCGCCTATGCAAGCGTGGTTTTCGTTACACCCTTTGACGCCTGCGGTGATTGAAGTTAAGGCATTGCACCAATTTGATTGGATTAGTAAAGGGAAAGTGCCTGTTTTGGAAGCTATGGAGAAGGATCACAAGGCTAGGTCTCAATTTAGAGGTGGGTCTCAAGCTATTGTAGCTAGTGATACTGAAAAACCTCATATTATTGCTGCTAAGCTTCAAGCTATGAGCCCTAAGTATAACTCCATCATGAATCATATAAGAATACATCTTCCTGAG TTGTTTCCAAGCCTCAATAAGGTGGTGTTCCTCGATGATGATATCGTGATACAAACAGATCTGACACCCTTATGGGACATTGATATGAAGGGAAAGGTTAATGGTGCAGTACAAACATGCAATGGAGATGATAAGTTTGTGATGTCAAAGAGACTTAAAAACTATTTGAACTTTTCTCATCCATTGATAGCAAATAATTTTCATCCAGATGAATGTGCTTGGGCTTATGGCATGAACATCTTTGATTTAGAGGCTTGGAGAAAGTCTAACATTACTCATTCCTACTATCAATGGCTCCAACTG AACTTGAACTCAGACCTAAGTCTATGGCAGCTCGGAACTCTACCACCCGGACTAATAGCATTCCACGATCACGTTCATGTCATAGATCCCTTCTGGCATATGTTAGGTCTTGGATACCAAGAAAATACAGGCCTTGCAGATGCTAAAAATGCCGGTGTCATCCATTTTAATGGAAGGGCAAAGCCTTGGCTTGATATAGCCTTTCCCCAGTTAAGGCCATTATGGGCTAAGTACATTAATTTCTCTGATAAATTTATCAAAGGTTGTCATATAAGAGAAACTTGA
- the LOC130818316 gene encoding transcription factor ILR3, with protein sequence MVSQENSNWVIDFNSYVDELQIPTTDCNFSSPNFAFNNCHLQPPLNLPFNVSAEVEGNYGDSEGPKNNSKKRGRSDSCGPSSSKACREKARRDRLNDKFVELGSILEPGRPPKTDKAAILVDAVRMVTQLRSEAQKLKDSNSSLQEKIKELKTEKNELRDEKQRLKAEKEKLEQQLKTVNTQPGFIPAPTAIPAAFAPPTQGPGGKLVPFMGYPGVAMWQFMAPASVDTSQDHVLRPPVA encoded by the exons ATGGTTTCTCAAGAAAACTCTAATTGGGTGATTGATTTTAATTCATATGTTGATGAACTTCAAATCCCTACTACTGATTGCAATTTCTCTTCCCCCAATTTTGCCTTCAATAATTGTCATTTGCAACCGCCTTTGAACCTTCCATTCAATGTCAG TGCGGAAGTTGAGGGAAATTATGGCGATTCAGAGGGTCCTAAAAATAACTCCAAAAAGAG GGGAAGATCCGACTCATGTGGTCCATCTAGCTCGAAAGCTTGCCGGGAAAAGGCACGTAGGGATCGCCTTAATGACAA GTTTGTGGAATTAGGCTCGATATTGGAACCTGGTAGACCTCCTAAGACCGACAAGGCTGCCATTTTGGTTGATGCTGTACGAATGGTGACTCAACTAAGGAGTGAAGCCCAAAAGTTGAAGGACTCTAATTCGAGTTTACAGGAGAAGATCAAGGAATTGAAG ACTGAAAAGAACGAGCTGCGGGATGAGAAGCAGCGGCTAAAGGCGGAAAAGGAAAAACTCGAGCAGCAGCTGAAGACTGTGAATACTCAACCAGGATTCATCCCAGCCCCAACTGCAATCCCAGCTGCTTTCGCCCCACCAACACAAGGACCGGGAGGCAAGCTGGTTCCGTTTATGGGATACCCGGGAGTTGCTATGTGGCAATTCATGGCTCCAGCCTCAGTCGATACGTCACAGGATCATGTGCTCCGCCCACCGGTCGCTTAA